One genomic segment of Culturomica massiliensis includes these proteins:
- the folK gene encoding 2-amino-4-hydroxy-6-hydroxymethyldihydropteridine diphosphokinase produces MKVTVIFGSNTGNRQEIIEKAISALALHAGEIMEMSSYYETEPWGFDSPEVFLNRIVLFDTALSPRDFLASCLQTEQQLGRVRHTGPRYQSRTIDIDILFYESIILNTPELTIPHPRITERNFVLIPLNELMPEFRHPVFNETIADLLKKSPDHLLVKKLPDLNF; encoded by the coding sequence ATGAAAGTCACAGTTATTTTCGGAAGCAACACCGGCAACCGGCAAGAGATCATTGAAAAAGCGATTTCGGCCCTGGCTTTGCATGCCGGAGAAATAATGGAAATGTCTTCTTATTACGAAACGGAGCCTTGGGGATTCGATAGTCCGGAAGTCTTTTTAAACCGCATCGTATTATTCGACACGGCATTGTCGCCCCGGGATTTTTTGGCATCCTGCCTGCAAACAGAACAACAATTGGGGCGGGTTCGCCATACAGGTCCACGCTACCAATCCCGCACAATCGACATTGACATTCTCTTCTACGAATCGATCATTCTCAATACTCCGGAACTGACCATTCCTCATCCCCGGATCACCGAACGGAATTTCGTACTCATTCCGTTGAATGAACTGATGCCGGAATTCCGGCATCCTGTATTCAACGAAACAATCGCCGATTTATTGAAAAAAAGTCCGGATCATCTGCTCGTAAAGAAACTACCGGATTTGAACTTTTAA
- a CDS encoding glycoside hydrolase family 20 protein: MKIRWWFGIVILFFVGCKQEVQKTDWQITDLQIVPRPKQIALGKGYFELNEKTCLRYNSFSEEIRIADNLTKAIEEKTLWTIRSADAARQNVICFALDSLSDIPAEGYRLAITPEKVEFKAKTSAGLFYGLQTFLQLLADTSLYDTKEQLWRLPVLRIEDEPAFAYRGMHLDVSRHFYPVEFIYKYLDLMSYYKFNTFHWHLTDAGGWRLEIRQYPGLVEKGAWRTQEDWRKWWVGGDRKYALKDDPGAYGGYYTEKEIRNIVAYAAERHITVIPEIEMPGHSEEVLHAYPELGCSGDIGDSGEFCAGKEETFAFIEKVLTTVMELFPSEYIHIGGDEASKKHWRKCRYCQERIKKEHLKDEAELQSYFIQRVGKFIHSKGRKLIGWDEILEGGLAEDAIVMSWRGEKGGITAAKSGHDVIMTPGEYCYFDAYQADPVTQPYAIGGFTPYLKVYSYNPVPPELNVQEARHILGAQANVWTEYIATPEHVEYMVFPRMLALSEVLWTPRGKKDSADFKRRVATHIQWLKKRGVCVFELSDRIDMQAEVDTVRKQINVTFGNEKYRPEIRYTVDGTLPDQNSALYTTPVVIRDSGRIKAALFEGGKRSGYISSARFDYHRAIGKPVVYHTNYSGAYPAAGAGTLTDGYRGGLTYHDGCWQGFLKHIDVTIDMGENMDLGYVSVKFMQLTGPGVYMPRYVKVSVSEDGNHFREVGKVVNDIPDDRPELCFKDFTLHFKEHARYIRLFALKQKGFMFADEIVIY; this comes from the coding sequence ATGAAAATTCGGTGGTGGTTCGGTATCGTGATTCTTTTTTTCGTGGGTTGTAAACAAGAGGTTCAGAAGACGGATTGGCAAATAACCGATTTGCAAATCGTACCCCGGCCGAAACAGATTGCTTTGGGAAAAGGATATTTTGAACTGAATGAAAAGACCTGCCTCCGGTATAATTCTTTTTCGGAGGAAATCAGAATTGCAGATAATTTGACGAAAGCGATTGAGGAAAAGACATTGTGGACCATCCGTTCCGCTGACGCAGCCCGGCAGAATGTAATTTGTTTCGCATTGGATTCATTAAGTGATATTCCTGCGGAGGGCTATCGCTTGGCGATTACTCCGGAAAAGGTTGAGTTTAAGGCCAAAACTTCTGCCGGATTGTTTTACGGATTGCAGACCTTTCTGCAATTGCTGGCGGACACCTCTCTTTACGATACGAAGGAACAGCTTTGGCGTTTGCCGGTTTTGCGAATAGAAGACGAACCGGCTTTTGCTTACCGGGGAATGCATTTGGATGTGTCCCGGCATTTTTATCCGGTTGAATTTATATATAAATATCTGGATTTGATGAGTTACTATAAGTTCAATACTTTTCATTGGCATTTGACAGATGCCGGCGGCTGGCGGCTGGAAATCCGGCAATATCCCGGATTGGTGGAAAAGGGTGCCTGGCGTACACAGGAAGATTGGCGCAAATGGTGGGTAGGCGGAGATCGCAAATACGCTTTGAAAGATGATCCGGGGGCCTATGGCGGTTACTATACGGAGAAGGAGATACGCAATATTGTCGCTTATGCGGCAGAAAGACATATTACCGTTATTCCGGAGATTGAAATGCCGGGACATTCGGAAGAAGTATTGCATGCTTACCCGGAATTGGGGTGCAGCGGTGATATCGGCGATAGCGGTGAGTTTTGTGCCGGTAAGGAAGAGACGTTTGCTTTTATCGAAAAGGTATTGACGACTGTTATGGAATTGTTTCCTTCGGAATATATTCATATCGGAGGCGATGAAGCCTCTAAAAAACATTGGCGGAAGTGTCGGTATTGTCAGGAACGGATAAAAAAGGAACATCTGAAGGACGAGGCGGAATTACAAAGTTATTTTATACAACGTGTCGGGAAGTTTATCCATTCCAAAGGACGTAAACTAATTGGTTGGGACGAGATATTGGAAGGCGGTTTGGCAGAAGATGCAATTGTTATGTCATGGCGGGGGGAGAAAGGTGGAATTACAGCGGCGAAGTCCGGTCATGACGTGATCATGACGCCCGGTGAATATTGTTATTTCGATGCCTATCAGGCGGACCCTGTTACACAACCTTATGCCATCGGTGGTTTTACTCCGTACCTGAAAGTATATTCATATAATCCGGTGCCTCCGGAATTGAACGTGCAGGAAGCCCGTCATATTTTAGGGGCCCAGGCGAATGTGTGGACGGAGTATATAGCGACACCCGAACATGTGGAATATATGGTGTTCCCGCGTATGCTTGCTCTGTCGGAGGTTTTGTGGACGCCGCGCGGGAAAAAAGATTCGGCGGATTTTAAAAGGCGTGTGGCTACACACATTCAATGGTTGAAGAAGAGGGGTGTTTGTGTTTTTGAGTTGAGCGACCGGATTGATATGCAGGCGGAGGTAGACACTGTCCGCAAACAGATCAACGTGACTTTCGGCAATGAAAAATACAGACCGGAGATTCGGTATACCGTGGACGGAACGTTACCGGATCAAAATTCGGCCCTTTATACGACACCTGTTGTTATCCGGGATTCCGGACGGATAAAGGCCGCTTTGTTTGAAGGGGGTAAACGTTCCGGTTATATTTCTTCGGCCCGGTTCGACTATCACCGGGCAATCGGGAAGCCGGTCGTATACCATACGAATTACAGCGGGGCTTATCCTGCAGCCGGAGCAGGGACACTGACGGACGGTTACCGGGGAGGTCTGACTTATCATGACGGCTGCTGGCAAGGTTTTTTGAAGCATATAGATGTGACGATAGATATGGGAGAAAATATGGATTTAGGGTATGTATCGGTGAAATTTATGCAACTCACCGGTCCGGGAGTATATATGCCCCGTTATGTGAAAGTCAGTGTTTCGGAGGATGGAAATCATTTCCGGGAAGTCGGGAAAGTCGTAAATGATATTCCGGATGACCGGCCGGAACTTTGTTTCAAGGATTTTACGTTACATTTTAAGGAACATGCCCGTTATATCCGGTTGTTTGCTCTAAAGCAAAAAGGGTTTATGTTTGCAGATGAAATTGTCATATACTAA
- the sppA gene encoding signal peptide peptidase SppA, whose amino-acid sequence MKSFFKYTLATIVGVIIVHILMIFIFFGFIGIIASFGDKPAEVKNNSILHLQFKGNIPDRASANPMDNFNFMSMKSIESTGLNDILKNIGKAQKDDRIKGIYLDLTEIESNFGGLATTVEIRNALQEFKASGKFIYSYSNLGYSQKSYYLATIADSVFVNPESPLILAGMGGTSFFYKDMLDKIGLKVDIVKVGKYKSAVEPFTQTEMSPANREQIETYLKSLWGHLLLGISETRPISVDSLNWLADHLEIRTPEADKAYGLFDGVFYEDTMLDILKEKCGIKPEDKLNFISLNDYKKAAVPNIKSEIIKDKIAVIYASGEIGISQTATTIGPELAQTVRKARKDKNIKAIVLRVNSPGGSALTSDIIWREVQLASQTKPFIVSMGNVAASGGYYISCAADTIVADPTTLTGSIGIFGQFFSGEKLFKDKMGITGSTVKTNAHSDFGGGAPLPLPISNRPLTTYEKEVLQKYIERGYETFLSRVAQGRHMTRDEVHEIAQGRVWTGADALQVGLVDVLGGLEQAIEIAAYKAGIEKYRITEYPVEKDFLEELLNNFSSSAKTRIMKEELGNFYETFRQLQEFKNIPQGLMARIPYNLAIE is encoded by the coding sequence ATGAAAAGTTTTTTTAAATACACCCTTGCAACCATCGTCGGAGTGATCATCGTACATATTCTGATGATTTTCATATTCTTCGGTTTTATCGGAATTATCGCGTCTTTCGGCGACAAGCCGGCTGAAGTAAAAAACAACAGTATTTTACATCTTCAGTTTAAAGGAAATATCCCGGACAGAGCTTCCGCAAACCCCATGGACAATTTTAACTTTATGTCCATGAAATCGATAGAATCTACAGGCTTGAACGACATTTTAAAAAACATCGGAAAAGCCCAAAAAGACGACCGGATTAAAGGTATTTATCTGGACCTTACCGAAATTGAAAGTAATTTCGGAGGATTGGCCACAACAGTTGAAATCCGCAATGCATTACAAGAATTCAAAGCAAGCGGCAAATTCATCTACAGTTATTCGAATTTAGGATATTCCCAAAAAAGTTATTATTTGGCAACAATTGCCGACAGCGTCTTTGTAAATCCGGAAAGTCCGCTGATTTTAGCGGGTATGGGAGGCACCAGCTTTTTCTACAAAGACATGCTGGATAAAATCGGCTTGAAAGTAGACATCGTAAAAGTCGGCAAATACAAATCAGCAGTAGAACCGTTTACGCAAACAGAAATGAGTCCGGCCAACCGCGAACAGATCGAAACCTATTTAAAATCACTTTGGGGACATCTGTTACTAGGCATTTCCGAAACCCGTCCGATCAGTGTCGATTCTCTGAATTGGCTGGCAGATCATCTGGAAATCCGCACTCCTGAGGCAGACAAAGCATACGGTCTTTTTGACGGCGTTTTCTATGAAGACACCATGCTCGATATACTAAAAGAGAAATGTGGTATAAAGCCTGAAGATAAATTGAACTTTATCAGTTTAAACGATTATAAAAAGGCTGCTGTTCCCAATATAAAAAGCGAAATTATAAAAGATAAAATTGCCGTCATATATGCTTCGGGAGAAATCGGCATATCCCAAACGGCAACGACAATCGGGCCGGAACTGGCACAAACAGTACGTAAAGCCCGGAAAGATAAAAACATCAAAGCCATCGTCCTGCGTGTCAATTCTCCGGGAGGAAGTGCTTTAACATCCGATATCATCTGGCGGGAAGTTCAGTTGGCCAGCCAAACCAAGCCGTTTATCGTTTCCATGGGTAACGTAGCTGCTTCCGGCGGCTATTATATTTCCTGTGCTGCCGACACAATTGTTGCCGACCCGACTACGTTAACAGGATCGATCGGCATTTTCGGACAATTCTTCTCCGGAGAAAAACTATTCAAAGACAAAATGGGCATCACGGGAAGTACTGTTAAAACAAATGCTCACAGTGATTTCGGTGGAGGCGCACCGCTTCCCTTGCCTATCAGTAACCGTCCGTTAACTACCTATGAAAAAGAAGTCCTTCAAAAATATATTGAACGGGGTTATGAAACATTCTTGTCCCGGGTGGCTCAGGGACGTCACATGACCAGAGACGAAGTGCACGAAATTGCCCAGGGACGTGTATGGACAGGAGCTGATGCTTTACAGGTAGGTCTGGTTGATGTATTGGGCGGTTTGGAACAAGCGATTGAAATTGCTGCATACAAAGCCGGAATTGAAAAATACAGAATTACAGAATACCCTGTAGAAAAAGATTTTCTGGAAGAATTACTCAATAATTTCTCTTCTTCTGCCAAAACACGGATTATGAAAGAAGAATTGGGCAATTTTTATGAAACATTCCGGCAATTACAGGAATTTAAAAATATACCGCAGGGTCTGATGGCACGGATACCTTACAACTTAGCCATCGAATAA
- a CDS encoding gliding motility-associated C-terminal domain-containing protein, translating to MKMTRVLILMVCLLGTQWGMGQILFLGCDEVARTEYNGIPFYAVKNTQNDPLPFGRVQFMPDGSSGWEFAWEYEGRTQPVMYEGDSTSLTVDLLGNGVYFFRAEKEGVHPIEVGFTVFYVHMPVRLGIENEMDCHYITLKLEGVENPPVYNGYPGAENPLYTVVWGGKERTLAPSPDYYREISQFVEGEYRDVQCRVKIRDRFGLNWESNEATYHSYIPLAEFSADPMQGEAPLEVTFDNRSENAQSFEWYLYKDTTEIQPGAMSVEDSLLDGRIYTEQNLPPYIYEHPGSYNVKLVVVNTRGINQCSDTAYIDRYIVVDSSLVEVPNVFTPNGDGINDIFKVKAQSLEYFHGVIINRWGRKVYEWDDPQEGWNGKIHGKYASPGTYYYIITARGREIKTKKYTKKGPLLLVR from the coding sequence ATGAAGATGACAAGAGTTTTGATATTGATGGTGTGTTTGTTGGGCACTCAATGGGGGATGGGACAAATCCTGTTTTTAGGATGTGATGAAGTGGCGCGGACGGAGTACAATGGAATTCCTTTTTATGCAGTGAAGAATACGCAAAATGATCCGCTTCCTTTCGGACGTGTGCAGTTTATGCCCGACGGCTCTTCCGGTTGGGAGTTTGCCTGGGAATACGAGGGACGTACACAGCCGGTAATGTATGAGGGAGATTCTACTTCTTTAACGGTGGATTTGTTGGGAAACGGTGTTTATTTTTTCCGGGCGGAAAAAGAGGGGGTACATCCGATCGAAGTCGGTTTTACGGTTTTCTATGTTCATATGCCGGTCCGGTTGGGTATAGAGAATGAAATGGATTGCCATTATATCACATTGAAGCTGGAAGGAGTGGAGAATCCGCCCGTATATAACGGGTATCCCGGGGCTGAAAATCCGCTTTATACTGTCGTATGGGGAGGGAAGGAGCGTACTTTGGCTCCGAGTCCGGATTATTACCGGGAAATTTCACAGTTTGTGGAAGGGGAATACCGGGATGTGCAATGCCGGGTAAAAATCAGGGATCGTTTCGGCTTGAACTGGGAGAGCAATGAAGCTACTTATCATTCTTATATCCCTTTGGCTGAGTTCAGTGCCGATCCGATGCAGGGGGAAGCTCCGTTGGAGGTAACTTTTGATAACCGCAGCGAGAATGCCCAGTCTTTCGAATGGTATTTGTATAAAGATACAACGGAGATACAACCGGGAGCTATGAGTGTTGAAGATAGCTTGCTGGATGGAAGAATCTATACCGAGCAGAATTTACCGCCCTATATTTATGAGCATCCCGGTAGCTATAATGTAAAATTGGTGGTTGTTAATACCCGGGGAATCAATCAATGTTCCGATACGGCCTATATCGATCGTTATATTGTCGTAGACTCTTCTTTGGTGGAAGTGCCGAATGTATTTACGCCGAACGGAGACGGTATAAACGACATATTCAAGGTGAAGGCCCAATCTCTGGAATATTTTCACGGTGTGATTATCAATCGGTGGGGACGCAAGGTATATGAATGGGATGATCCGCAGGAAGGCTGGAACGGAAAAATACACGGGAAATATGCCAGTCCGGGAACTTATTATTATATCATCACTGCCCGGGGCCGGGAAATCAAGACTAAAAAATACACCAAAAAAGGTCCCTTATTGCTCGTACGTTAG
- a CDS encoding DUF4290 domain-containing protein: MDYNTQKKKLLLPEYGRNIQKMVDHILTIQDRDERTRAAKTIIDVMGNLYPHLRDVPDFRHKLWDHLAIMSGFKLDIETPYPLPSLEKINEKPEKLPYQTNHIKYRHYGKLVEKLIEKIKETEDPEQKRALIVLTANHMKKSFLTWNKDSVEDEQIYNDINTYYGSSVILPEGMTLSNSKDLLQKKSKPSSNKPMVNKNNNKNNGKNNNNGNNHNYYKKQH; this comes from the coding sequence ATGGACTATAATACCCAAAAGAAAAAACTGCTTCTTCCCGAATACGGTAGAAATATTCAAAAGATGGTGGATCATATATTAACGATCCAGGATCGGGACGAGCGTACCCGGGCTGCTAAAACGATTATCGACGTCATGGGTAATCTGTACCCTCATTTACGGGATGTTCCGGATTTCCGCCATAAACTATGGGATCATTTGGCGATCATGTCCGGTTTCAAATTAGATATCGAAACGCCCTATCCGCTTCCTTCTCTGGAAAAAATAAATGAGAAACCGGAAAAACTCCCGTACCAGACCAATCACATCAAATACCGGCACTACGGAAAATTAGTTGAAAAACTGATTGAAAAAATCAAGGAAACAGAAGATCCCGAACAAAAAAGAGCCTTAATTGTCCTTACGGCCAACCACATGAAAAAATCCTTCCTGACGTGGAACAAAGACAGTGTCGAGGACGAACAAATTTACAACGACATCAACACTTACTACGGCAGTTCCGTCATTTTACCGGAAGGAATGACCCTCTCAAATTCCAAAGACCTGTTGCAAAAGAAAAGCAAACCCAGTTCCAACAAACCGATGGTTAACAAAAACAACAACAAGAACAACGGGAAAAATAACAACAACGGCAACAACCATAACTATTACAAAAAGCAACATTAA
- the murA gene encoding UDP-N-acetylglucosamine 1-carboxyvinyltransferase yields MSRFVITGGRRLKGELCPQGAKNEALQVICATLLTKEEVVISNVPEILDVLKLIELLQGMGVKVEHISHGEFAFCASGIDYRYFETEDFYNKAVSLRGSIMILGPLLAIHSCGIIPKPGGDKIGRRRLDTHFLGFEKLGATFEYDALNSCFKASAAKLKGNYMLLDEASVTGTANIIMAAVLAEGVTTIYNAACEPYVQQLCLMLNSMGAKISGIASNLLTIEGVRELHGCRHRCLPDMIEVGSYIGLAAMTRSEITIKDVNIRQLGIIPDAFRKLGVRVEERNDDLFIPRQEHYMIEDFIDGSILTMADAPWPGLTPDLLSVFLVVATQAKGSVLIHQKMFESRLFFVDKLIDMGAKIILCDPHRATVIGQNHESQLRATKMTSPDIRAGIALLIAALSAKGTSSIHNIDQIDRGYEHIDDKLNAIGAEIVRYS; encoded by the coding sequence ATGAGCAGGTTTGTAATTACCGGAGGACGGAGGCTGAAAGGAGAACTTTGTCCCCAAGGTGCTAAGAATGAAGCATTGCAAGTGATATGTGCCACCTTGCTGACGAAAGAAGAAGTGGTTATTTCCAATGTCCCGGAGATATTGGACGTTTTAAAATTGATCGAATTGTTACAGGGCATGGGAGTGAAGGTGGAGCATATATCGCACGGAGAATTTGCTTTTTGTGCTTCGGGGATCGATTACCGTTATTTTGAAACTGAAGATTTTTATAATAAAGCTGTAAGTTTGCGGGGATCGATTATGATTTTAGGTCCCTTGCTGGCAATTCACAGCTGTGGCATTATTCCGAAGCCCGGAGGCGATAAGATCGGGCGCCGGCGGTTGGATACCCATTTCCTCGGGTTTGAAAAATTGGGAGCAACATTCGAATACGATGCGTTGAATAGTTGCTTTAAAGCTTCTGCAGCCAAATTGAAGGGAAATTATATGTTACTGGACGAAGCATCGGTGACAGGTACGGCGAATATCATCATGGCTGCCGTGTTGGCTGAAGGAGTAACGACGATTTACAATGCAGCTTGTGAGCCTTATGTACAACAGCTGTGTCTGATGCTGAATTCCATGGGAGCTAAAATTTCAGGTATAGCCTCTAATTTACTGACCATAGAAGGGGTTCGTGAGTTGCATGGATGCCGCCACCGTTGTTTGCCGGATATGATTGAAGTAGGCAGTTACATCGGTTTGGCAGCGATGACCCGGTCGGAGATTACGATCAAAGATGTGAATATCCGTCAGCTCGGAATTATTCCGGATGCTTTCCGGAAATTGGGTGTGCGGGTAGAAGAACGCAATGATGATTTATTTATTCCCCGGCAGGAGCATTATATGATCGAAGATTTTATCGACGGTTCCATACTGACGATGGCAGATGCGCCTTGGCCCGGTTTGACGCCGGACTTACTTAGTGTGTTCCTGGTTGTGGCTACGCAGGCGAAAGGAAGTGTGTTGATTCACCAGAAGATGTTTGAAAGCCGGCTTTTTTTCGTGGATAAGCTGATTGATATGGGAGCGAAGATCATTCTTTGTGACCCCCACCGGGCAACCGTAATCGGACAAAATCATGAATCCCAGTTGCGGGCGACGAAAATGACCTCTCCCGATATCCGGGCGGGTATAGCCTTGCTCATTGCGGCATTATCGGCTAAAGGTACCAGTTCCATTCACAATATCGACCAGATAGACAGGGGATATGAGCATATCGATGATAAATTGAATGCAATCGGTGCGGAGATTGTGAGATACAGTTAA
- a CDS encoding ATP-dependent helicase, with amino-acid sequence MDFLNELNANQREAVANTEGPALVIAGAGSGKTRVLTYRIANLLSKGIPAYKILALTFTNKAAREMQKRISQLVGSENAANLWMGTFHSIFSKILRFEAEKLGYTSNFTIYDTQDSKNLIKAIIKDLKLDDKTYKPNDVLGRISMAKNNLITAQAYAQSSRITTADAAARKPMIAEIYKHYQMRCRQSDTMDFDDLLLQTNILFRDFPEILDKYQQKFNYILVDEYQDTNYSQYLIIKKLSERHHNLCVVGDDAQSIYSFRGARIENILNFRNDYPDYRLFKLEQNYRSTTTIVEAANSIINKNKEQIPKRVFSENEEGEKIKILRALSDKEEGFQVTNEIFKLANYEQQEYCDFAILYRTNAQSRILEEALRKRNIPYKIYGGQSFYQRKEIKDLLAYFRLAVNQNDEEALKRIINYPKRGIGDTTVDRVREIALQHRVSIWTVLCNLDKVTGNFNAPTITKLNNFRLLIEKFTGRVSEDNAYDIAVYIAQTSGIVDDLSVDSTPEGISRKENIQELLNAIKDFSETAYKEGANEKLPAFLEGVALLTDQDSEKAEDNNKVTLMTIHAAKGLEFPNVFMTGIEEELFPAQQSTSTPSALEEERRLFYVALTRAEKRVVISYANSRYRNGQIVPTRPSRFISEIDPHYVEGFISPRNESSGFRLKTPVSTHKPTISLAKPPVTDIPELDRSRLKQIEPGQVLPGMIIFHPTFGTGKVIALEGLGVNKKAKVLFTKEGNKTLLLKFAKIYTQED; translated from the coding sequence GTGGATTTTTTAAACGAATTAAACGCCAATCAACGGGAAGCCGTCGCGAATACGGAAGGCCCCGCCTTAGTGATTGCGGGAGCAGGCTCCGGCAAAACCCGTGTATTGACTTACCGTATTGCCAATCTGCTCAGCAAAGGGATTCCGGCCTATAAAATTCTGGCACTGACTTTCACCAACAAGGCAGCCCGGGAAATGCAAAAACGCATCTCCCAGCTTGTCGGTTCTGAGAATGCAGCAAACTTATGGATGGGTACATTCCATTCCATCTTCTCGAAAATCCTCCGTTTTGAAGCTGAAAAACTGGGCTATACCTCTAATTTTACAATTTACGACACCCAGGATTCCAAAAACCTGATCAAGGCAATTATCAAAGACCTGAAACTGGACGACAAGACCTATAAGCCCAACGATGTATTGGGCCGGATTTCAATGGCCAAAAACAACCTCATCACAGCACAGGCTTATGCCCAATCTTCCCGCATCACGACAGCAGATGCAGCCGCCCGGAAACCCATGATCGCAGAGATATACAAACATTATCAAATGCGTTGCAGACAAAGCGACACCATGGATTTCGACGATTTATTGCTGCAAACCAATATTTTATTCCGGGACTTTCCGGAAATACTGGATAAATACCAGCAAAAATTCAACTATATCCTGGTCGACGAGTACCAGGATACCAATTATTCCCAGTATCTGATCATCAAAAAACTGTCAGAAAGGCATCACAACTTATGTGTTGTCGGAGACGATGCACAAAGCATATACTCCTTCCGGGGAGCCCGCATTGAAAATATTCTGAATTTCCGGAATGATTATCCCGACTACCGCCTCTTCAAACTGGAACAAAACTATCGTTCTACGACAACCATCGTCGAAGCGGCAAACAGTATCATCAATAAAAACAAAGAACAAATCCCAAAACGGGTTTTCTCTGAAAATGAGGAAGGAGAAAAAATAAAAATATTGCGAGCCTTATCGGATAAAGAAGAAGGGTTTCAGGTAACCAACGAAATTTTCAAACTGGCCAACTACGAACAGCAGGAATATTGTGATTTCGCTATACTTTACCGGACAAATGCCCAATCCCGTATCCTGGAAGAAGCTTTACGCAAACGGAACATCCCGTATAAAATATACGGCGGACAATCCTTCTACCAACGGAAAGAGATCAAAGACCTCCTGGCTTATTTCCGGCTGGCCGTCAACCAAAACGACGAAGAAGCTCTGAAACGAATCATCAATTACCCCAAACGGGGAATCGGCGATACCACCGTGGACAGGGTACGGGAAATTGCCCTTCAACACCGGGTCAGTATATGGACCGTGTTGTGTAACCTGGATAAAGTGACAGGTAACTTCAATGCACCGACGATCACAAAACTCAACAACTTCCGGCTACTGATCGAAAAGTTCACGGGACGGGTTTCAGAAGACAACGCATACGACATCGCCGTTTACATCGCACAAACCTCCGGAATCGTGGATGATTTATCTGTCGACAGTACGCCTGAAGGTATCTCACGCAAAGAAAACATCCAGGAGTTACTGAATGCAATCAAAGATTTCAGCGAAACAGCATATAAGGAAGGGGCCAATGAAAAATTGCCCGCTTTTCTGGAAGGCGTTGCCTTACTGACAGACCAGGACAGCGAAAAAGCAGAGGACAATAACAAGGTAACCCTCATGACAATCCACGCAGCCAAAGGTTTGGAATTCCCCAATGTCTTTATGACAGGTATCGAAGAAGAACTGTTTCCGGCCCAACAGAGCACCTCCACACCCTCCGCTCTGGAAGAAGAAAGACGCCTGTTTTACGTTGCCCTCACCCGGGCAGAAAAAAGAGTCGTTATATCTTATGCAAATTCCCGTTACCGGAATGGACAGATCGTTCCGACCCGGCCATCCCGGTTTATCTCAGAAATCGATCCTCATTATGTGGAAGGCTTTATAAGTCCCCGGAACGAATCGTCCGGCTTTAGACTCAAAACTCCCGTTTCTACTCATAAACCGACGATTTCTTTAGCCAAGCCGCCTGTAACCGATATCCCGGAATTAGACCGTTCGCGATTGAAACAAATCGAGCCCGGACAGGTCCTTCCCGGTATGATCATCTTCCATCCGACATTCGGGACGGGTAAGGTCATCGCCCTGGAAGGACTGGGCGTAAATAAAAAAGCAAAAGTTCTCTTTACAAAAGAAGGAAACAAAACGTTATTGTTAAAATTTGCAAAAATATATACACAAGAAGACTAA